One Algoriphagus sp. Y33 genomic window, GCCCTTGAATCAAGGGCTTTTTGAGCGGGAGACGAGATTCGAACTCGCGACCCCGACCTTGGCAAGGTCGTGCTCTACCAGCTGAGCTACTCTCGCATTGTGTTAACCAGAACGTGATCCAGTTGAATTGTGGATGCAAAGGTAAGCGTCAGAAATAAAATCACAAGCATTCCTCCGTTATTTTTTTGTTGATTTTCTCGACTCAATGCTCTTGTCATTGATTTTCAATGAACTATGAAAACGGATACATTGATAATATTTTCACCATTTCTCCCACATTTCTAGCTTGGAGCTTCTTTAAGATGTTTTTCCTATGCGTCGCCACTGTATTCACTGAAATATTCAAATCAGCCGCGATTTCCTTGGATTCCTTTCCGTCCAAAATCAGTTTTACAATCTCTTTTTGCTTCCGAGTCAAAGAAATTACCCGACTGCTAGGGGAATTTTTACTCACAAATATCCGCGTCCCATCCTCTTTTTGGTAAGAATAATTCCAATCATAACCAGTTGATTTGGGTGGAGTATGCAACTGAACAATGATATGTAAATCCATGGCAAAATTACCCACTGAATCAATCAAGTATGGCCGTACTTTGCCAAGCATCCAAGAGATTACATTGGTTTTACGATGAACCCAGCGTGTGGTGTATGAAAATTCGAATGTATGCCTCTCTTCCAAAGTAAGCTGATGAAAACTGTCAAAAACTATTTTTTGAAAGCGAAAAAGTTCAGGCCTGTCCTCAGGATGTATCATTGCAAAAGATGTTTCCATTCCCTTAGATCGAAACATCGACTCAGGATACCCAGTCAACTCTTCTACGTTTCCCGTAAAAAAAGCCAAACTCAGATTTCTATAGTCAAAGCATGCAATAGTCATTCCCTCCCGCATGCCGATATGTTGGCTTAGTTGCTCAAGTTCATTCATTTTCTTTTGCTCCTCAGGATGCTCTTGAAATTCCTGCTCCTTCCATTCCTGAAAGAGTTTAGTGAACGTATTTTGCTTCCTAAGGTCTTTCAACAGTACCTTATCCATAAAAAAATCTATTTATCTAAAAGCTTATTTAATACACGAAACCGAACTTCTTATGTTTCGATTTTCTTTTTGATTTCATGCAATTTTAAAAGTGCTTCTATCGGCGAGATTGAATTGATATCAATTCCTTCTATTAAGTCCTTAGCCTCTTGGAGCTTGGGATCAAGCTCGAACATACTTAGCTGATAGTTGTTCTTTGGAATAGATTTTATATTCTCCCTTTGGTCTGCCACAGCCTTGTCCTTCTCCAGATGAGACATAATCTCTGCTGCTCTCAATACGATTGGGTTAGGCATGCCTGCCATCTGGGCCACGTGAATACCAAAGCTGTGCTCACTTCCGCCTGGCTTTAGCTTCCTCATGAAAATTACCTTGTTGCCTACTTCTTTCACGGAAACATTAAAATTTTTGATTTTCGGAAAATCAGATGCCAGTTGGTTCAACTCATGATAATGCGTAGCAAAAAGAG contains:
- a CDS encoding LuxR C-terminal-related transcriptional regulator — its product is MDKVLLKDLRKQNTFTKLFQEWKEQEFQEHPEEQKKMNELEQLSQHIGMREGMTIACFDYRNLSLAFFTGNVEELTGYPESMFRSKGMETSFAMIHPEDRPELFRFQKIVFDSFHQLTLEERHTFEFSYTTRWVHRKTNVISWMLGKVRPYLIDSVGNFAMDLHIIVQLHTPPKSTGYDWNYSYQKEDGTRIFVSKNSPSSRVISLTRKQKEIVKLILDGKESKEIAADLNISVNTVATHRKNILKKLQARNVGEMVKILSMYPFS